Within Streptomyces antibioticus, the genomic segment GCCCGCGGTGAGGCCCAGGCCGTGCCGTGGCTGAAGCGCTTCTACTTCGGTGACGTCGAGGGAGCCGACACGGGCGGCGCCGCCGACGCCGGCAACGGCGACGGGGACCACCTCGGCGGCCTCAAGGAACTGGTGACCGACCTGGGCGCGATCGACGCGCGCGAGGTGTCGTCGTTCCCCGTGGGCAACGGCATCGTGCTGCGGGTCGGCCGCTACGGCCCGTACATCGAGCGCGGCGAGAAGGACGCGGAGGGCCACCAGCGCGCCGACATCCCCGAGGACCTGGCGCCCGACGAACTGTCCGTCGAGCTGGCCGAGGAACTCCTCGCCAAGCCGAGCGGCGACTTCGAACTGGGCACCGACCCGGCCAGCGGCCACCCGGTCATCGCCCGCGCCGGCCGGTACGGCCCGTACGTCACCGAGGTGCTCCCCGAGGGCACCCCCAAGACCGGCAAGAACGCCGTCAAGCCGCGCACGGCCTCGCTGTTCAAGTCGATGTCGCTGGACACGGTCACGCTGGAGGACGCCCTCAAGCTGATGTCGCTGCCGCGTGTCGTCGGCACCGACGCCGAGGGCCAGGAGATCACCGCGCAGAACGGCCGCTACGGCCCGTACCTGAAGAAGGGGACGGACTCCCGCTCCCTGCAGACCGAGGACCAGCTCTTCACGATCACCCTCGAAGAGGCGCTGGCGATCTACGCCCAGCCCAAGCAGCGCGGCCGCGCCGCCGCCAAGCCGCCGCTGAAGGAACTGGGCACCGACCCGGTCAGCGAGAAGCCGGTCGTCGTCAAGGACGGCCGCTTCGGGCCGTACGTCACCGACGGGGAGACCAACGCGACCCTGCGCTCCGGCGACAGCGTCGAGGACATCACCCCCGAACGCGGTTACGAACTGCTCGCCGAGAAGCGGGCCAAGGGCCCCGCCAAGAAGACGGCGAAGAAGGCACCCGCGAAGAAGACGACGGCCAAGAAGACCACGGCCAAGAAGGCGGCCCCGGCGAAGAAGACGGCCGCCAAGAAGACCACGGCGAAGAAGACGACGACGGCCGCGAAGACCACCGCGGCCGCGAAAAAGACGACGGCGTCCGCCCCGCAGGAGGACTGACCCCGGCCCTTCGGGTCACCGTCACCGTTTCTCCACTTCTCTGCCCTCCGCTTCTCCACGGCCGGTCCACGAAACGACCGCCCCGGCATCACTTTGGTGTCGGGGCGGTCGTACGTGCGGACGGACGCCCCGAGCTGTCAGTCGCTGCCGATAGGCTGAAAGCATGACGCGAGCCGAGCAGCCAACGGCCCACCACCCGGCCCCGGACGACGCCCTGGTGGCCGACTCCCGCGAGCGCGCCGTGCGCGCCCTGTTGCGCGAGCCCCAGCTCAAGCGGCTGTGGAGCGCCCAGTTGGTGGGGGGTGTGGCGGACACCCTGGCCCTGCTGGTGTTCGTCTTCCTCGCCCTCCAGGCGGCCATCGTGGAGGGCGCCTTCGGGAGCGGCTACCGGGGCGTGGCGTTCGCCGTGGCGTCCGTCTTCGCCGTACGGATCCTCGCCACCCTCCTCTTCGGCGCCGTCCTCCTCGGCCCGCTCAGCTCGCTCACCTCACCCGACGGGCCGCTCGACCGGCGCTGGACCATGGTCGGCGCCGACGGTGTGCGCGCCGCGCTGCTGATCGTCGCGCCCCTGTGGATCGACTGGACGCCGGACGACGCGCTGGCCCTGCTGCTGGTCACCGTCTTCGTGACCGGTGTCGCCGAGCGGTTCTGGACCGTCGCCCGCGAGAGCGCCGCCCCCGCGCTGCTGCCCGCCCCGCCCCTGGAGGGCGCGACGGTACGGCCGCTGCCGGACCACCTGGACGCCCTGCGCCGGCTCGCCGTGCGCACCGGCTTCGTGGCGATCCCGCTCGGCGCGGCCGTGCTGGTCGGGGCCTCGCTGGTCAACAACCTGCTGGGCGCCGGCATCGACTGGTTCGCCCAGCACCAGGCGGCCCTCGCCTCGTACGTCGCCGGGGGGCTCTTCGCCGGGTCCCTGTCGGTCGTGGTCTTCCTGGAGCTGCCCTCGACGCGCACCCCGCGCGCGCGGTCCCCGCTTGAGGGCCTGCGCCGGCCCCGTACGGCCACCGGTGTCGACGCCGGCCGCACCGGCGCCGTCCCGCTGCTGGTCCTCTCCTGCGCGGCCGTCGCCGCCGCGATCGCGGCCGCCGTCGCCGTGGCCGTCCTGCACGCCACGTACCTGGGCGGCGGCCCGGTGCTGTACGGCCTGTTCGTGCTCGGCCTCACCGGCGGAGTCGTCGTCGGCGTACGGACGGCACCCAAGGTGCTGGTGTCGCTGTCGCGGCGCCGCCTGCTCGCCCTGGCCATCGCCTTCACCGGCATCGCCCTGCTCGCCGCCGGGCTGGTCCCGGACGTCACCAGCGTGCTGCTGATCACCACCCTGGCCGGCGTCGGCGCGGGCGTCGCCGCCAACACCGGGCACGCCCTGCTCGACCAGGAGACCGAGGACCACCGCCGCGCCCGGACCACCGAGCATCTGCACGCGGTCGTCCGGGTCTCCGTGGCGCTGGCCGCGCTGATCGCCCCGCTGGTCGCGGCGCTGATCGGCCCGCACCGCCTGGAGAACGGCAAGTTCGTGTTCGCGCACGGCGGCGCCGCGTTCACCCTGATGCTGGTCGGCGCGCTGCTGCTGCCGGTGGCCGCGCTGGTGCTGGCCAAGGTCGACGACCGTTCCGGCGTCCCTCTGCGCCAGGACCTGCGGGACGCGCTGCTCGGCGGCGACGACCCGGTGCAGGCGCCCGCCCCCACCGGCTTCTTCATCGCCCTGGAGGGCGGCGACGGCGCCGGCAAGTCCACCCAGGCCGAGGCGCTCGCCGAGTGGATCCGCGCCAAGGGCCACGAGGTCGTCCTCACGCGCGAGCCGGGGGCCACCCCCGTGGGCAAGCGGCTGCGCTCGATCCTGCTGGACGTGTCGTCCGCGGGCCTCTCGCACCGCGCGGAGGCGCTGCTGTACGCGGCGGACCGCGCGGAGCACGTCGACACCGTCGTCCGGCCCGCCCTGGAGCGCGGCGCGGTCGTGATCACCGACCGGTACATCGACTCGTCCGTGGCCTACCAGGGCGCGGGCCGTGACCTCTCCCCGACCGAGATCGCCCGGATCTCCCGCTGGGCGACCGACGGCCTGGTGCCGCATCTGACGGTGCTGCTCGACGTCTCCCCGGAGACCGCCCGCGAGCGGTTCACGGAGGCGCCCGACCGTCTGGAGTCGGAGCCGGCGGAGTTCCACACGCGTGTGCGCTCCGGTTTCCTCACCCTCGCCGCCGCCGACCCCGGCCGCTACCTGGTGGTCGACGCGGGCCAGCAGCCCGAGGCCGTCACCACCGTCGTACGCGCCCGGCTCGACCGGATGCTGCCGCTGTCCGAGGCCGAGATCGCGGCCCAGGAGGAGGCGCGCCGCAAGGCCGAGGAGGAGGCCCGGCGCAAGGCCGAGGAAGAGGCCGCGCGCAAGGCCGAGGAGGAGCGCCTGGAGCGCGAGCGCGAGGAGCAGCTCGCCAAGCTGCGCGCCGAGGAGGAGGAGCGCAAGCGGCGCGAGCTGGAGGAGGCGCAGCGGCGCGAGGCCGAGCGCCAGGCCGAGGAGGCCCGCCTGCGCGCGGAGGAGGCCCAGCGGCGTGCGGAGGAGGAGCGCAAGCGGCTCCTCGCCGAGGAGAAGGCGCGCGCCGAGGAGGAGGCCCGCCGCAAGGCGGAGGAGGAGCGGCGCCGCAGGCAGGCCGAGGAGGAGGCCCGGCTGCGGGCCGAGGCCGAGACGCGCCGCCTGGAGAAGCAGCGCAAGGCCGAGGAGGCCCTGCTGCGGGCCGAGGAGGCACGCCGTGCGGCGGAGCAGGCCGCGGCCGCGGCGCAGGCCGGCCCCCGTAAGCCGCCGCCCGCGCCGCAGGAGGCCGTGACCGTGCCCACTCCGGTCGTGTCGCCGGCCAATGCGCCGGGTGGCTCCGGCGCTCCGGGTGGCTCCGGCTCGGTGGAGGACACCGCGAAGCTGCCCCGGGTCCGCCCGGGCAGGAACGCGGCGGACAGCGCGCCCGCGCGGGCCCGCCTGGAGAAGGACCCGGAGCCCACGCAGGCCGAGGTGACGACCGAGCTGCCGGTGCCTCCGGCGGGGGCCGCGGACGAGACGGCGGTCCTGCCGCCCGTGCCTCCGGCGGGCGCGGCGGACGAGACGGCGGTGCTGCCGCCGGTCCGTGACCAGCGCGCCGCGGACGAGACCGCGGTCCTGCCTCCGGTACGGGGGGACGGTCCCGCGGACCGGGTGCCCACGGGGTTCTTCCGTGACGAGCGCGACGAGCGGGCGGAGGCCGGGCCGGGTGCCGGTCCCGACGGGTCCGAGGGCAGCACGCGTGAGCTGCCGCAGGTCGACGAGGAAGGCGCGCCCCGCAGACGGCCGCGCCCCGACTGGGCCGAGGAGACCCCGCTGGACGACCTGCCGTCCCTCGCGGACGAACTGCTGGGCCCGCACCGGGACGACGACGATCTGGACGAGGGCCGGGACGGCGGCGGCAGGGGGCGCGGCGGCCGACGGCGCTGAGTGCTCCCGGCCGGGGGGTCGGTGAGGCCGACCGCGGTCGACGGGGCGGACCGCGTTGTCAGTGGCGGCCCGCACAATGGAAGCGACCACCACGACCGGCCGGGTGTCCGGGTGTCCGGCGCCGGCGCGGAGGCATGACGCAAGGACGACGTGCCGTAAGGACGACGTGCTGCAAGGACGACGTGCCGCTACGGCGATGTGACGGAAGGACGGCGTGACCCATGACCGTGTGGGACGACCTCGTCGGGCAGGAGAAGGTCAGCGGCCAGCTCGCCGCCGCGGCCCGTGACGCCGACGCGCTCGTCACCGCGGTCACCACCGGCGCCCCGCCGCCCGAGGCGTCGAAGATGACCCATGCCTGGCTGTTCACCGGACCGCCCGGCGCCGGCCGGACCCAGGTGGCGCGGGCGTTCGCCGCCGCGTTGCAGTGCGTCAGCCCGGACCGCGCGCTCGGCGGCGCCCCCGGCTGCGGCTTCTGCGACGGCTGCCACACGGCACTCATCGGCACCCACGCCGATGTCACCACCGTGGCCGCCGTGGGCTCGCAGATCCTCGCCGAGGACATGCGCGACACGGTCCGCAAGTCCTACACCTCGCCGGCCACGGGCCGCTGGCAGGTCATCCTCGTCGAGGACGCCGAGCGGCTGAACGAGAAGTCGGCCAACGCCGTCCTGAAGGCGGTCGAGGAGCCGGCCCCGCGGACGGTCTGGCTGCTCTGCGCCCCCTCCCTGGAGGACGTGCTGCCCACGATCCGCTCCCGCTGCCGTCACCTGAACCTGCGCACGCCGTCCGTCGAGGCCGTCGCCGACCTGCTCGTACGGCGCGAGGGCATCGAGCCGGCCGTCGCCGAGGCCGCCGCCCGCGCCACCCAGGGGCATGTGGACCGGGCCCGCCGCCTGGCCACCGACCCGGCCGCGCGCGAGCGCCGCGCCGCCGTGCTGAAGCTGCCGCTGCGCGTCGAGGACGTCGGCGGCTGCCTCAAGGCCGCGCAGGAACTGGTCGACGCGGCGGCGGAGGACGCCAAGGTGCTCGCCGAGGAGATGGACGGCAAGGAGACCGAGGAACTGAAGGCGGCTCTAGGTGCGGCTCAGGGCGGCCGGATGCCGCGCGGAACGGCGGGCGTGATGAAGGACCTGGAGGACAAGCAGAAGCGCCGTCGCACCCGCACCCAGCGCGACAGCCTCGACCTCGCGCTCACCGACCTCACCGGCTTCTACCGCGACGTCCTCGCCCTCCAGCTCGGCTCCCGCGTCGCGATCGCCAACGGGGACGCGGAGGACGCCCTGGAGCGGCTCGCCCGCGGCAGCTCCCCGGAGTCCACCCTGCGCCGTATCGAGGCGATCGCCGCGTGCAGAGACGCCCTCGACCGGAACGTGGCGCCGCTGCTGGCGGTGGAGGCGATGACGATGGCGCTGAGAGCGGGCTGAGTCCCGCCCGGGCGGGGGTACCCGCTCCGGGACGTTGACGCCGTCACTCGTCCGTGCCACTTCGCGCACGTACGGCGTTCATCCGGTCGCGCAGAGTTACGCTCGCGGCATGCACACCAGGCGCTCACCCGGCAGGTCCCCGCGCAGCTCCCTCGTCGCCGTCACGCTGCTCTCCGTCGCGGCGCTGCTGGTCCCGGCCTGCTCCCCCTCCCGGGACACGACGAGTCCGGCGGGCTCGGCGGCCCGGGCGGAGCTGGCCGCGCTGCCGAAGGCGACGCCGTCGGCGCTGACGTCGTACTACGGGCAGAAGCTGGACTGGCGCTCCTGCGGCGTCCCCGGTTTCCAGTGCGCCACGATGAAGGCGCCGCTCGACTACGCCGACCCGGCCAAGGGCGACGTCCGCCTCGCCGTCGCCCGCAAGAAGGCCACCGG encodes:
- the tmk gene encoding dTMP kinase; amino-acid sequence: MTRAEQPTAHHPAPDDALVADSRERAVRALLREPQLKRLWSAQLVGGVADTLALLVFVFLALQAAIVEGAFGSGYRGVAFAVASVFAVRILATLLFGAVLLGPLSSLTSPDGPLDRRWTMVGADGVRAALLIVAPLWIDWTPDDALALLLVTVFVTGVAERFWTVARESAAPALLPAPPLEGATVRPLPDHLDALRRLAVRTGFVAIPLGAAVLVGASLVNNLLGAGIDWFAQHQAALASYVAGGLFAGSLSVVVFLELPSTRTPRARSPLEGLRRPRTATGVDAGRTGAVPLLVLSCAAVAAAIAAAVAVAVLHATYLGGGPVLYGLFVLGLTGGVVVGVRTAPKVLVSLSRRRLLALAIAFTGIALLAAGLVPDVTSVLLITTLAGVGAGVAANTGHALLDQETEDHRRARTTEHLHAVVRVSVALAALIAPLVAALIGPHRLENGKFVFAHGGAAFTLMLVGALLLPVAALVLAKVDDRSGVPLRQDLRDALLGGDDPVQAPAPTGFFIALEGGDGAGKSTQAEALAEWIRAKGHEVVLTREPGATPVGKRLRSILLDVSSAGLSHRAEALLYAADRAEHVDTVVRPALERGAVVITDRYIDSSVAYQGAGRDLSPTEIARISRWATDGLVPHLTVLLDVSPETARERFTEAPDRLESEPAEFHTRVRSGFLTLAAADPGRYLVVDAGQQPEAVTTVVRARLDRMLPLSEAEIAAQEEARRKAEEEARRKAEEEAARKAEEERLEREREEQLAKLRAEEEERKRRELEEAQRREAERQAEEARLRAEEAQRRAEEERKRLLAEEKARAEEEARRKAEEERRRRQAEEEARLRAEAETRRLEKQRKAEEALLRAEEARRAAEQAAAAAQAGPRKPPPAPQEAVTVPTPVVSPANAPGGSGAPGGSGSVEDTAKLPRVRPGRNAADSAPARARLEKDPEPTQAEVTTELPVPPAGAADETAVLPPVPPAGAADETAVLPPVRDQRAADETAVLPPVRGDGPADRVPTGFFRDERDERAEAGPGAGPDGSEGSTRELPQVDEEGAPRRRPRPDWAEETPLDDLPSLADELLGPHRDDDDLDEGRDGGGRGRGGRRR
- a CDS encoding DNA polymerase III subunit delta' — translated: MTVWDDLVGQEKVSGQLAAAARDADALVTAVTTGAPPPEASKMTHAWLFTGPPGAGRTQVARAFAAALQCVSPDRALGGAPGCGFCDGCHTALIGTHADVTTVAAVGSQILAEDMRDTVRKSYTSPATGRWQVILVEDAERLNEKSANAVLKAVEEPAPRTVWLLCAPSLEDVLPTIRSRCRHLNLRTPSVEAVADLLVRREGIEPAVAEAAARATQGHVDRARRLATDPAARERRAAVLKLPLRVEDVGGCLKAAQELVDAAAEDAKVLAEEMDGKETEELKAALGAAQGGRMPRGTAGVMKDLEDKQKRRRTRTQRDSLDLALTDLTGFYRDVLALQLGSRVAIANGDAEDALERLARGSSPESTLRRIEAIAACRDALDRNVAPLLAVEAMTMALRAG